One window of the Syngnathoides biaculeatus isolate LvHL_M chromosome 11, ASM1980259v1, whole genome shotgun sequence genome contains the following:
- the lamp2 gene encoding lysosome-associated membrane glycoprotein 2 isoform X2, with protein sequence MFRYGAFALLLAFECVIHLSRGTEVTVKDKDDKLCLYANLSVNFSVSYMASENKSALAQFELPAEVTSNGSRCDNASSTLKLNFGAGHSWTVNFSVSGNAYRADSVTFSYNLSDATVFPKSASTDTLSVTVRPHITDVSMGTCYSCKSQETIRSDSVNQTLWNVLIQAFVSNGTQSENLTTCAADLPSTPTASPTTVAPVTNSTVAPTTAPAPTLPTPTVGNFSVKPDDNGTACLLANLGLRIGVKQGEKYQEMNLDPNVTRASGSCGVNSSELVLESNAMTVVLTFTNDTKKFRLQAVNVTAKLSSGVTFSEANGSLSLWEAAVGSSYMCNKEQNDSITGRLNIFTFNLQVQPFAVKKGLFSTAEECFLDSDLSFLVPVAVGVALSFLIVLVLLSYLIGRRKSRTGYQSV encoded by the exons ATGTTCCGATATGGCGCGTTTGCCCTTCTCCTGGCGTTCGAATGCG TCATCCATCTGTCACGTGGGACAGAGGTGAcggtcaaagacaaagatgaCAAGTTGTGCCTTTACGCCAACCTCTCGGTCAACTTCTCCGTTTCGTACATGGCTTCCGAGAACAAG AGCGCGCTGGCCCAGTTCGAACTCCCCGCCGAAGTCACGTCCAACGGCAGCAGATGCGACAACGCGAGCTCCACCTTGAAGCTCAACTTCGGAGCGGGACACTCCTGGACCGTGAACTTCAGCGTCAGCGGGAACGCGTACCGGGCGGATTCCGTCACGTTCTCCTACAACCTGAGCGACGCCACCGTCTTCCCCAAATCTGCTTCCACCG ACACTCTCTCCGTGACCGTGAGGCCTCACATCACTGACGTGAGCATGGGCACCTGCTACTCCTGCAAGAGCCAAGAGACCATCCGGTCGGACTCGGTCAACCAGACCCTGTGGAACGTGCTCATCCAGGCCTTCGTCAGCAACGGCACACAGAGCGAAAACC TGACCACCTGTGCCGCCGACCTGCCCAGCACCCCCACGGCCTCTCCCACTACAGTGGCCCCGGTAACGAACAGCACCGTGGCGCCGACGACAGCCCCCGCGCCCACCCTCCCGACGCCCACCGTCGGGAACTTCAGCGTCAAACCGGACGACAACGGCACGGCCTGCCTGTTGGCGAACTTGGGCCTGCGGATCGGCGTCAAGCAAGGCGAG AAGTATCAGGAGATGAACCTGGACCCCAACGTGACCAGAGCTTCCGGATCGTGCGGCGTCAACAGTAGCGAGCTGGTCTTGGAGTCTAACGCCATGACCGTGGTGCTCACGTTCACCAAT GACACCAAAAAATTCCGCCTACAAGCTGTGAATGTCACCGCCAAGCTGAGTTCTG GTGTGACTTTCTCCGAGGCAAACGGCAGCTTGAGTCTGTGGGAGGCGGCGGTGGGGAGCTCGTACATGTGCAACAAAGAGCAGAATGACAGCATCACCGGCCGGCTGAACATCTTCACCTTCAACCTGCAAGTGCAGCCGTTCGCCGTGAAGAAGGGCCTCTTCAGTACAG CTGAGGAGTGCTTCCTGGACTCTGATTTGAGCTTTTTGGTGCCGGTCGCGGTGGGCGTGGCCCTCAGCTTCCTAATCGTCCTTGTCCTTCTCTCTTACCTGATTGGCCGGAGGAAGAGTCGCACTGGCTATCAGTCTGTGTGA
- the lamp2 gene encoding lysosome-associated membrane glycoprotein 2 isoform X1: protein MFRYGAFALLLAFECVIHLSRGTEVTVKDKDDKLCLYANLSVNFSVSYMASENKSALAQFELPAEVTSNGSRCDNASSTLKLNFGAGHSWTVNFSVSGNAYRADSVTFSYNLSDATVFPKSASTDTLSVTVRPHITDVSMGTCYSCKSQETIRSDSVNQTLWNVLIQAFVSNGTQSENLTTCAADLPSTPTASPTTVAPVTNSTVAPTTAPAPTLPTPTVGNFSVKPDDNGTACLLANLGLRIGVKQGEKYQEMNLDPNVTRASGSCGVNSSELVLESNAMTVVLTFTNDTKKFRLQAVNVTAKLSSGVTFSEANGSLSLWEAAVGSSYMCNKEQNDSITGRLNIFTFNLQVQPFAVKKGLFSTAEDCQTDSESFLLVPVAVGVALLVLIVIVLVAYFIGRKRNMASGYESF from the exons ATGTTCCGATATGGCGCGTTTGCCCTTCTCCTGGCGTTCGAATGCG TCATCCATCTGTCACGTGGGACAGAGGTGAcggtcaaagacaaagatgaCAAGTTGTGCCTTTACGCCAACCTCTCGGTCAACTTCTCCGTTTCGTACATGGCTTCCGAGAACAAG AGCGCGCTGGCCCAGTTCGAACTCCCCGCCGAAGTCACGTCCAACGGCAGCAGATGCGACAACGCGAGCTCCACCTTGAAGCTCAACTTCGGAGCGGGACACTCCTGGACCGTGAACTTCAGCGTCAGCGGGAACGCGTACCGGGCGGATTCCGTCACGTTCTCCTACAACCTGAGCGACGCCACCGTCTTCCCCAAATCTGCTTCCACCG ACACTCTCTCCGTGACCGTGAGGCCTCACATCACTGACGTGAGCATGGGCACCTGCTACTCCTGCAAGAGCCAAGAGACCATCCGGTCGGACTCGGTCAACCAGACCCTGTGGAACGTGCTCATCCAGGCCTTCGTCAGCAACGGCACACAGAGCGAAAACC TGACCACCTGTGCCGCCGACCTGCCCAGCACCCCCACGGCCTCTCCCACTACAGTGGCCCCGGTAACGAACAGCACCGTGGCGCCGACGACAGCCCCCGCGCCCACCCTCCCGACGCCCACCGTCGGGAACTTCAGCGTCAAACCGGACGACAACGGCACGGCCTGCCTGTTGGCGAACTTGGGCCTGCGGATCGGCGTCAAGCAAGGCGAG AAGTATCAGGAGATGAACCTGGACCCCAACGTGACCAGAGCTTCCGGATCGTGCGGCGTCAACAGTAGCGAGCTGGTCTTGGAGTCTAACGCCATGACCGTGGTGCTCACGTTCACCAAT GACACCAAAAAATTCCGCCTACAAGCTGTGAATGTCACCGCCAAGCTGAGTTCTG GTGTGACTTTCTCCGAGGCAAACGGCAGCTTGAGTCTGTGGGAGGCGGCGGTGGGGAGCTCGTACATGTGCAACAAAGAGCAGAATGACAGCATCACCGGCCGGCTGAACATCTTCACCTTCAACCTGCAAGTGCAGCCGTTCGCCGTGAAGAAGGGCCTCTTCAGTACAG CTGAGGATTGCCAGACGGATTCGGAGAGTTTCCTCCTCGTTCCCGTAGCCGTCGGAGTTGCCCTGCTTGTTCTCATTGTTATCGTTCTGGTGGCCTACTTCATCGGGAGAAAGAGAAACATGGCCAGCGGTTACGAGTCTTTTTAG
- the lamp2 gene encoding lysosome-associated membrane glycoprotein 2 isoform X3 codes for MFRYGAFALLLAFECVIHLSRGTEVTVKDKDDKLCLYANLSVNFSVSYMASENKSALAQFELPAEVTSNGSRCDNASSTLKLNFGAGHSWTVNFSVSGNAYRADSVTFSYNLSDATVFPKSASTDTLSVTVRPHITDVSMGTCYSCKSQETIRSDSVNQTLWNVLIQAFVSNGTQSENLTTCAADLPSTPTASPTTVAPVTNSTVAPTTAPAPTLPTPTVGNFSVKPDDNGTACLLANLGLRIGVKQGEYQEMNLDPNVTRASGSCGVNSSELVLESNAMTVVLTFTNDTKKFRLQAVNVTAKLSSGVTFSEANGSLSLWEAAVGSSYMCNKEQNDSITGRLNIFTFNLQVQPFAVKKGLFSTAEDCQTDSESFLLVPVAVGVALLVLIVIVLVAYFIGRKRNMASGYESF; via the exons ATGTTCCGATATGGCGCGTTTGCCCTTCTCCTGGCGTTCGAATGCG TCATCCATCTGTCACGTGGGACAGAGGTGAcggtcaaagacaaagatgaCAAGTTGTGCCTTTACGCCAACCTCTCGGTCAACTTCTCCGTTTCGTACATGGCTTCCGAGAACAAG AGCGCGCTGGCCCAGTTCGAACTCCCCGCCGAAGTCACGTCCAACGGCAGCAGATGCGACAACGCGAGCTCCACCTTGAAGCTCAACTTCGGAGCGGGACACTCCTGGACCGTGAACTTCAGCGTCAGCGGGAACGCGTACCGGGCGGATTCCGTCACGTTCTCCTACAACCTGAGCGACGCCACCGTCTTCCCCAAATCTGCTTCCACCG ACACTCTCTCCGTGACCGTGAGGCCTCACATCACTGACGTGAGCATGGGCACCTGCTACTCCTGCAAGAGCCAAGAGACCATCCGGTCGGACTCGGTCAACCAGACCCTGTGGAACGTGCTCATCCAGGCCTTCGTCAGCAACGGCACACAGAGCGAAAACC TGACCACCTGTGCCGCCGACCTGCCCAGCACCCCCACGGCCTCTCCCACTACAGTGGCCCCGGTAACGAACAGCACCGTGGCGCCGACGACAGCCCCCGCGCCCACCCTCCCGACGCCCACCGTCGGGAACTTCAGCGTCAAACCGGACGACAACGGCACGGCCTGCCTGTTGGCGAACTTGGGCCTGCGGATCGGCGTCAAGCAAGGCGAG TATCAGGAGATGAACCTGGACCCCAACGTGACCAGAGCTTCCGGATCGTGCGGCGTCAACAGTAGCGAGCTGGTCTTGGAGTCTAACGCCATGACCGTGGTGCTCACGTTCACCAAT GACACCAAAAAATTCCGCCTACAAGCTGTGAATGTCACCGCCAAGCTGAGTTCTG GTGTGACTTTCTCCGAGGCAAACGGCAGCTTGAGTCTGTGGGAGGCGGCGGTGGGGAGCTCGTACATGTGCAACAAAGAGCAGAATGACAGCATCACCGGCCGGCTGAACATCTTCACCTTCAACCTGCAAGTGCAGCCGTTCGCCGTGAAGAAGGGCCTCTTCAGTACAG CTGAGGATTGCCAGACGGATTCGGAGAGTTTCCTCCTCGTTCCCGTAGCCGTCGGAGTTGCCCTGCTTGTTCTCATTGTTATCGTTCTGGTGGCCTACTTCATCGGGAGAAAGAGAAACATGGCCAGCGGTTACGAGTCTTTTTAG
- the lamp2 gene encoding lysosome-associated membrane glycoprotein 2 isoform X4 has protein sequence MFRYGAFALLLAFECVIHLSRGTEVTVKDKDDKLCLYANLSVNFSVSYMASENKSALAQFELPAEVTSNGSRCDNASSTLKLNFGAGHSWTVNFSVSGNAYRADSVTFSYNLSDATVFPKSASTDTLSVTVRPHITDVSMGTCYSCKSQETIRSDSVNQTLWNVLIQAFVSNGTQSENLTTCAADLPSTPTASPTTVAPVTNSTVAPTTAPAPTLPTPTVGNFSVKPDDNGTACLLANLGLRIGVKQGEKYQEMNLDPNVTRASGSCGVNSSELVLESNAMTVVLTFTNDTKKFRLQAVNVTAKLSSGVTFSEANGSLSLWEAAVGSSYMCNKEQNDSITGRLNIFTFNLQVQPFAVKKGLFSTAHECPMDDTSILIPIIVGAALAGLILIVVIAYVIGRRKTYVGYQTL, from the exons ATGTTCCGATATGGCGCGTTTGCCCTTCTCCTGGCGTTCGAATGCG TCATCCATCTGTCACGTGGGACAGAGGTGAcggtcaaagacaaagatgaCAAGTTGTGCCTTTACGCCAACCTCTCGGTCAACTTCTCCGTTTCGTACATGGCTTCCGAGAACAAG AGCGCGCTGGCCCAGTTCGAACTCCCCGCCGAAGTCACGTCCAACGGCAGCAGATGCGACAACGCGAGCTCCACCTTGAAGCTCAACTTCGGAGCGGGACACTCCTGGACCGTGAACTTCAGCGTCAGCGGGAACGCGTACCGGGCGGATTCCGTCACGTTCTCCTACAACCTGAGCGACGCCACCGTCTTCCCCAAATCTGCTTCCACCG ACACTCTCTCCGTGACCGTGAGGCCTCACATCACTGACGTGAGCATGGGCACCTGCTACTCCTGCAAGAGCCAAGAGACCATCCGGTCGGACTCGGTCAACCAGACCCTGTGGAACGTGCTCATCCAGGCCTTCGTCAGCAACGGCACACAGAGCGAAAACC TGACCACCTGTGCCGCCGACCTGCCCAGCACCCCCACGGCCTCTCCCACTACAGTGGCCCCGGTAACGAACAGCACCGTGGCGCCGACGACAGCCCCCGCGCCCACCCTCCCGACGCCCACCGTCGGGAACTTCAGCGTCAAACCGGACGACAACGGCACGGCCTGCCTGTTGGCGAACTTGGGCCTGCGGATCGGCGTCAAGCAAGGCGAG AAGTATCAGGAGATGAACCTGGACCCCAACGTGACCAGAGCTTCCGGATCGTGCGGCGTCAACAGTAGCGAGCTGGTCTTGGAGTCTAACGCCATGACCGTGGTGCTCACGTTCACCAAT GACACCAAAAAATTCCGCCTACAAGCTGTGAATGTCACCGCCAAGCTGAGTTCTG GTGTGACTTTCTCCGAGGCAAACGGCAGCTTGAGTCTGTGGGAGGCGGCGGTGGGGAGCTCGTACATGTGCAACAAAGAGCAGAATGACAGCATCACCGGCCGGCTGAACATCTTCACCTTCAACCTGCAAGTGCAGCCGTTCGCCGTGAAGAAGGGCCTCTTCAGTACAG CTCATGAGTGTCCAATGGACGACACCAGCATCTTAATCCCGATCATTGTGGGCGCTGCGCTGGCCGGCTTGATTCTCATTGTAGTGATCGCGTACGTGATCGGTCGAAGGAAGACCTATGTGGGATATCAGACGCTTTGA